From a single Methylacidiphilum kamchatkense Kam1 genomic region:
- the glcF gene encoding glycolate oxidase subunit GlcF — protein sequence MDTQLHLKYSKLQAGKEAKELIKACVHCGFCNATCPTYQLISDELDGPRGRIYLIKAFLEGKASGEKTRIHLDRCLLCQGCETTCPSNVQFGRLADMGKELVEQVEERPFLDKAFRWLLLYFVPERKRFFYLFKIGNLLRAFLPKYLRRKLPNLSNIQKGCFEKPQWIREKRAQMILFKGCVEPVLYPSVFEATRRLFGSLGIQLIDVQNEGCCGALAYHLSYKKKAKEQMKNNIDLWTSYLEKGINGIVVCSSACCQMIKDYGVVFKDDPVYQNRALKIATLTFDPVEILEKEEFSLKLTAEQFPTVAFHSPCTLQHGMKMRGRVEALLKKLGIHLTDIPDNHICCGAAGAYALLQKDFSQSLLDAKIKNILSGKPGAILTANVGCRLQLQSATTLPVLHWIEYLDKLRLDKPQ from the coding sequence ATGGATACTCAACTGCACCTAAAGTATAGCAAGCTTCAAGCCGGGAAGGAAGCCAAGGAACTTATCAAAGCATGTGTGCATTGTGGATTTTGTAATGCCACCTGTCCAACATACCAATTAATAAGTGATGAGCTAGACGGACCGCGAGGCCGAATATATTTGATAAAGGCTTTTTTAGAAGGTAAGGCTTCTGGAGAAAAGACCAGAATACATCTTGATCGTTGTCTATTATGCCAAGGTTGTGAAACGACTTGTCCTTCCAATGTGCAATTTGGAAGACTTGCAGATATGGGTAAGGAACTCGTTGAGCAGGTAGAAGAACGACCTTTTTTGGACAAAGCCTTTCGTTGGCTTCTTCTCTATTTTGTGCCAGAAAGGAAAAGGTTTTTTTATTTGTTTAAAATTGGAAATCTTTTGAGAGCTTTTTTACCTAAATATTTGCGCCGTAAATTACCTAATCTTTCTAACATTCAGAAAGGATGTTTTGAGAAGCCTCAATGGATTAGGGAAAAGCGGGCTCAAATGATTCTTTTTAAAGGATGTGTTGAACCTGTGCTGTATCCATCTGTTTTTGAAGCAACTAGAAGACTATTCGGCAGTTTGGGTATTCAACTGATTGATGTTCAAAATGAAGGTTGTTGTGGGGCATTGGCTTATCATTTATCCTACAAAAAAAAGGCAAAGGAACAGATGAAGAACAATATCGACTTATGGACTAGCTACCTAGAAAAGGGGATAAATGGGATTGTTGTTTGTTCTTCGGCCTGCTGTCAGATGATTAAAGACTATGGAGTTGTTTTTAAAGATGATCCAGTTTATCAAAATAGAGCTTTGAAGATAGCGACATTGACTTTTGATCCTGTCGAAATTTTAGAAAAAGAGGAGTTTTCTTTAAAACTTACTGCAGAACAATTTCCCACTGTGGCCTTTCACAGTCCTTGTACTTTACAACATGGGATGAAAATGAGGGGAAGGGTAGAAGCCCTTTTAAAAAAATTAGGTATTCACCTAACAGATATTCCAGATAATCACATTTGCTGTGGTGCAGCAGGAGCTTACGCCTTGTTGCAAAAGGATTTTTCTCAAAGCCTACTGGATGCAAAAATAAAAAATATTCTTTCTGGAAAGCCAGGGGCGATTCTTACGGCGAATGTTGGCTGTCGACTGCAGTTGCAATCGGCTACCACTCTTCCCGTTCTTCATTGGATAGAATACTTAGATAAATTACGGTTGGATAAGCCTCAATAA
- a CDS encoding efflux RND transporter periplasmic adaptor subunit, translated as MSPSNEAEKKTTNLKDPWKKLLRYLNRSIIASTPPKYRRRVIRNRQLVLVTLGILFLGLLYFILWFFIFSRVVITNDAYVIGNLVPLKSQVSGVVTEVLYENTQLVHQGEVLVRLDRLDSRVALERAEANLGETVRRVEDLFYQVQVSRNRLLAEIARLDRLKHDLARYKSVVSYGAVSEQLVDDTEQQVKELEAQVKQDEASLYDAESQIFNTKIEDHPLVKQAATELKNAYLDYVRREVYAPVTGYIANRKVQPGDEVRPDTYLLSIVPLDYLWVEANYREREMKKIRPGQPVTITVDYYGRRLIYHGQVEGLHPGTGSAFALLPPENATGNYIHIVERVPVRIRLSPEELKRHPLRPGLSVIALTHVDKKGEPILSSLVKFPKEKYEAHIYERELDGADQLIQKVIESNLYKNRLPKPIHPDKKEKD; from the coding sequence ATGAGTCCATCGAATGAAGCAGAAAAAAAAACAACCAATCTCAAGGACCCATGGAAGAAGCTTTTGCGATATTTAAATAGGTCAATCATCGCTTCTACCCCACCTAAATACCGAAGAAGAGTCATACGCAACAGACAACTGGTCCTTGTCACCTTAGGCATTCTCTTTTTAGGGCTTCTCTATTTTATCCTTTGGTTTTTTATTTTCAGTCGAGTAGTAATCACCAATGATGCCTATGTTATAGGTAATCTTGTGCCTTTGAAATCACAAGTCAGTGGTGTGGTCACAGAAGTACTCTATGAAAACACCCAGCTGGTGCATCAAGGAGAGGTCTTAGTCAGGTTGGATAGGCTTGATTCAAGAGTCGCCCTGGAACGGGCAGAAGCTAACCTAGGGGAAACGGTTAGAAGGGTTGAAGATCTCTTCTACCAAGTCCAGGTCAGCAGGAATCGACTGTTAGCAGAAATTGCTAGATTAGATCGGCTCAAACACGATTTAGCACGCTATAAAAGTGTTGTCTCTTATGGAGCCGTCTCCGAACAGCTTGTAGATGATACCGAGCAGCAGGTCAAAGAACTCGAAGCACAAGTCAAACAGGATGAAGCTTCTCTCTATGATGCCGAATCGCAAATCTTCAACACAAAAATAGAGGATCATCCTCTAGTCAAACAAGCCGCCACCGAACTTAAAAATGCCTATCTGGATTATGTCCGAAGGGAAGTTTACGCACCTGTTACTGGCTATATTGCCAATAGAAAAGTCCAGCCAGGGGATGAAGTTCGTCCCGATACTTATCTTTTGTCAATTGTGCCTCTAGACTACCTATGGGTAGAAGCTAACTACAGAGAAAGAGAAATGAAGAAAATTCGTCCAGGTCAACCCGTTACTATTACAGTGGATTATTACGGAAGAAGACTCATTTATCACGGACAGGTAGAAGGATTGCATCCAGGTACAGGAAGCGCCTTTGCTTTGCTGCCTCCTGAAAATGCAACCGGAAACTATATTCATATTGTCGAAAGAGTGCCTGTCAGAATCCGTCTTTCTCCCGAAGAACTAAAAAGACATCCCTTACGACCTGGCCTTTCAGTCATAGCACTGACCCATGTAGACAAAAAAGGGGAGCCTATTTTAAGTTCATTAGTAAAGTTCCCAAAGGAAAAATATGAAGCACATATTTATGAAAGAGAACTGGATGGAGCCGACCAGCTTATCCAGAAAGTCATTGAATCGAATCTTTACAAGAACCGTTTACCAAAACCTATCCATCCAGATAAAAAAGAAAAAGATTAA
- a CDS encoding efflux transporter outer membrane subunit produces MEPLTKDRFCNAHFLLFLSMLIGMMVAGCATLPKDTRVAAPLDTPQIKETLNAQFDNSSEKIVKKWPSLRWWEEFHNPEMNRIITIALGKNPDLKASLSRIHQAWAIAAGARSRYLPSFSSTQFLFPVPLGVLQLPGSSFFGPFGDNSFFFWSVIPALSNYHLDLWGEDKARVRAAIGMARASEAEYALARLFLSTTLASRYIRLVSAEEELGLARSGQQIINELLHLVQMRKKSGIENLLPVHTIEQRLETVNQLVNSLERETQILRDEIARLAGQSPDWGRTILVKESTFPKRFPLPKSLPLDLIGRRPDVAVSRWRAEALAHQVKVTKTAFYPNLDLVALVGFETLNFATLFLNPALPLLYIAGPAWNLPIFTAGRLSSELVVAQEEYNIAVESYNSTLLSAFQQVADALSVWKETDKNLSSQEQSTNSAKSNAELSARLFSAGINTKTDLLDLQYTLIQSQITLSNRTAEHLEAAVGLFLALGGGYESIE; encoded by the coding sequence ATGGAGCCCTTGACAAAAGACAGATTTTGCAACGCTCATTTTCTGCTATTTCTGTCAATGCTTATTGGCATGATGGTTGCAGGCTGTGCTACTCTGCCAAAAGACACACGTGTTGCAGCTCCCCTTGATACTCCACAGATTAAAGAAACCCTTAATGCTCAATTCGACAACTCTTCTGAAAAAATAGTAAAAAAATGGCCTTCGCTTCGCTGGTGGGAGGAGTTTCATAATCCTGAAATGAATCGGATTATAACTATAGCACTGGGAAAAAATCCAGATCTAAAAGCCTCACTTTCAAGGATACATCAAGCATGGGCCATTGCAGCTGGTGCTCGCAGTCGCTACCTCCCTTCCTTTAGTTCCACGCAATTTCTTTTCCCTGTGCCCCTGGGAGTTTTGCAACTTCCTGGGAGTAGTTTTTTTGGTCCGTTCGGAGACAACAGTTTCTTTTTTTGGAGTGTCATTCCTGCCCTCTCAAACTATCACTTAGATCTTTGGGGAGAAGATAAAGCCCGGGTGAGAGCAGCTATTGGCATGGCAAGGGCTTCTGAAGCAGAATATGCCCTCGCCCGACTTTTTCTGAGCACGACTCTTGCCAGTAGATACATTAGATTGGTCTCTGCTGAAGAAGAATTAGGACTGGCAAGGAGTGGACAACAAATCATCAATGAACTGCTTCATCTTGTTCAGATGAGAAAAAAAAGTGGCATAGAAAACTTACTCCCAGTCCATACCATTGAGCAGAGGCTGGAAACAGTAAACCAACTAGTTAACAGCCTCGAAAGAGAAACGCAAATCTTAAGAGATGAAATCGCCAGGCTGGCTGGACAAAGTCCCGATTGGGGTAGAACTATTTTAGTAAAAGAATCGACCTTCCCAAAACGATTTCCATTACCAAAGTCTCTTCCTCTCGATCTTATAGGAAGAAGACCTGATGTAGCTGTGAGCCGATGGAGAGCGGAAGCTCTTGCTCATCAAGTCAAAGTTACAAAAACGGCATTTTATCCAAATCTTGATCTCGTTGCTCTCGTCGGCTTTGAAACTTTGAATTTTGCAACTCTTTTTCTCAATCCCGCTTTACCTTTATTGTATATTGCTGGCCCTGCCTGGAATTTACCTATTTTCACTGCTGGCAGACTCAGTTCGGAACTTGTCGTAGCTCAGGAAGAATACAATATTGCTGTTGAAAGTTATAATAGCACGCTGCTTTCGGCTTTCCAACAAGTAGCCGATGCTTTATCCGTATGGAAAGAAACGGATAAAAATCTGAGTTCGCAGGAACAATCAACAAATTCAGCAAAATCTAATGCTGAACTTTCGGCAAGACTTTTTTCTGCTGGAATTAACACCAAGACTGATCTTTTAGACTTACAGTATACACTTATTCAATCTCAAATCACATTAAGTAATAGAACTGCTGAACATCTGGAAGCAGCGGTCGGCCTTTTTTTAGCCTTAGGGGGTGGATATGAGTCCATCGAATGA
- a CDS encoding MFS transporter: MKNHTNFSSFQAGLAMAPLLFFLPIIYPLSVFLSPRINPKIVASILLILLGIFCYWTGYYDFFNKRAFFDQFFNQYILFTQVLNGAYVGLVPALNAIAINGLSKKTKNPQ, encoded by the coding sequence TTGAAAAACCATACGAATTTCTCCTCTTTTCAAGCCGGACTAGCCATGGCTCCCTTATTGTTTTTTCTACCGATTATTTATCCCCTATCCGTTTTTTTATCTCCGAGAATCAATCCCAAAATAGTCGCTTCCATTCTCTTGATTCTCTTAGGCATATTCTGCTATTGGACTGGTTATTACGATTTTTTCAACAAAAGAGCCTTTTTTGATCAATTTTTTAATCAATACATTCTCTTTACTCAAGTCCTCAATGGTGCCTACGTTGGTCTTGTTCCAGCACTCAATGCTATAGCCATTAATGGATTATCAAAAAAAACCAAGAATCCGCAGTGA
- a CDS encoding MFS transporter: MALESKKELKPALLVVLQGLFSIEFLLGTYSPPAYATFNLYPAGDLGVSPSHASWISTIYFAGQAFGLFIGPWFDRAFGRVKSLLLSIGFFALFDFLVAISSDYYLSLFFRLLLGISGGSTMTLCQLNLLDYYPISRWPFVTTYFGFLQVSVFGFGPVVGGFINESFGWRAYFLTSCSLHIICGLIISWILLVLTEKRQEDTPVPHPFDWIGFMLLLFAALCFQTLVTRGQDEDWYNSTFIDLLFLFGGISLLYFVVWEMGEKILSSTSNFSSNQPFLSPLS, from the coding sequence ATGGCTCTTGAAAGCAAAAAAGAACTTAAGCCGGCTTTGCTTGTTGTGTTACAGGGGCTATTTAGTATCGAATTTCTTTTAGGTACCTATAGTCCTCCTGCTTATGCCACCTTTAATCTCTATCCGGCAGGAGATTTGGGGGTAAGCCCAAGCCATGCCTCCTGGATTTCGACGATTTATTTCGCTGGTCAAGCATTCGGGCTATTTATAGGCCCTTGGTTTGATCGAGCTTTTGGTCGAGTTAAATCTTTGCTTTTATCAATCGGGTTTTTTGCTCTATTCGATTTTCTTGTTGCCATCAGTTCAGACTACTATCTTTCCCTGTTCTTTAGGCTCCTCCTTGGTATCTCTGGCGGTAGTACAATGACACTCTGCCAGCTTAATCTTCTCGACTACTATCCAATTAGTCGATGGCCTTTTGTGACCACTTATTTCGGCTTTCTTCAGGTTTCTGTCTTTGGGTTTGGTCCCGTAGTCGGAGGGTTTATCAATGAATCATTTGGCTGGAGAGCTTATTTTTTGACAAGCTGTTCTCTTCATATCATCTGTGGGCTAATAATAAGCTGGATTCTCCTTGTTCTTACCGAGAAAAGACAGGAAGATACGCCAGTTCCCCATCCTTTTGATTGGATCGGATTTATGCTTTTGCTCTTTGCTGCTCTGTGTTTTCAAACCTTAGTCACGCGTGGACAGGATGAAGATTGGTATAATTCCACCTTTATTGACCTTCTTTTTCTCTTTGGTGGAATATCGCTTCTCTATTTTGTTGTTTGGGAAATGGGTGAAAAAATCCTTTCATCAACCTCAAACTTTTCTTCAAACCAACCTTTCTTATCTCCTCTATCATAA
- a CDS encoding MFS transporter: MDFDHFFIGRALGMFLSPWLSTVYGKVRSLLGAIVILILSNFILALTTDFYLFLFFRFPLGLAAGAVMMLCQYVLMDFYPISKWPFVTTLFGFLLLTTFGFGPPFGGVLQEYRWNWRDYFLINLLLHTILFWVLFVFLRKKNDTTRRVPLDWIGLSLLTTCFFSFQIVVSRGQDEDWYNSFFINCFFFLGVSSLIYFIVWELGEKKPFFDVRHFLKPNFSIANLLGPISFGLLYGAFSVLIGALQQLGYTSFLSSLPLLPMLFCLPFLYPLSVFLSNRSDPRPVASLCFAMLSLFCYMTSNYDFFNRRSFFIQTILLSQILLGGMVGLLPAINRISIEGLSQRNQQKAINEGILLRTFSFSIGGGLLGTLLEHRTAFQQVCLVETRSLFDPQVVEFLQRLRDWGLDSMQALKVYGNLVSQRSYILAVDDTFRFCAILYLFITFLIWFAKIKKT; the protein is encoded by the coding sequence GTGGACTTCGACCATTTTTTTATTGGCCGGGCTTTGGGTATGTTTCTCAGTCCATGGTTATCAACTGTTTATGGCAAAGTGCGCTCGCTTTTAGGAGCCATTGTCATTCTTATTTTGAGTAATTTTATCTTGGCTTTGACAACCGACTTCTATCTTTTTCTTTTTTTTAGGTTTCCTTTAGGCTTAGCAGCTGGAGCCGTGATGATGCTTTGTCAATATGTTTTGATGGATTTTTATCCGATCAGTAAATGGCCATTTGTGACGACTCTTTTTGGGTTTCTTCTGTTGACAACATTTGGCTTTGGACCTCCCTTTGGGGGCGTGTTGCAAGAATACCGATGGAATTGGAGAGATTATTTTTTAATTAACCTCCTTTTGCACACGATCCTTTTCTGGGTACTCTTTGTTTTTCTAAGAAAAAAGAATGACACAACTCGTAGGGTTCCTTTGGATTGGATCGGTCTTTCATTGCTTACTACTTGTTTTTTCTCCTTCCAGATAGTTGTCTCAAGGGGTCAGGATGAAGATTGGTATAATTCATTTTTTATTAATTGTTTCTTTTTTTTAGGGGTGAGTTCTCTCATTTATTTTATTGTCTGGGAATTGGGAGAAAAAAAACCATTCTTTGATGTCCGACATTTTCTAAAACCCAACTTTTCCATCGCGAACTTGCTTGGGCCGATTTCTTTCGGCCTTCTATATGGTGCCTTTTCTGTGCTTATTGGAGCACTCCAGCAATTAGGTTATACCTCATTTCTTTCTAGTCTGCCTCTTCTCCCTATGCTTTTCTGCCTTCCTTTTCTTTATCCTCTGTCTGTGTTTCTTTCTAATCGTTCTGATCCTAGGCCCGTGGCAAGCCTCTGCTTTGCCATGTTATCCCTCTTTTGCTACATGACAAGTAATTATGACTTTTTCAATCGTCGATCTTTTTTTATTCAGACAATTCTACTCTCCCAAATCTTATTAGGAGGCATGGTTGGGCTACTGCCAGCAATCAATCGGATAAGTATTGAAGGCCTTTCGCAGCGCAATCAGCAAAAGGCGATAAACGAGGGTATTTTGCTAAGGACTTTTTCTTTTTCTATTGGCGGAGGACTTTTAGGCACACTCTTAGAACATCGAACTGCTTTCCAGCAAGTTTGTCTTGTCGAAACCCGTAGCTTGTTTGATCCTCAGGTGGTTGAATTTCTCCAAAGACTTAGGGATTGGGGACTTGATTCCATGCAGGCATTAAAAGTATATGGGAACTTAGTTAGCCAAAGAAGCTATATTTTAGCGGTTGATGACACCTTTCGGTTTTGTGCCATCCTCTATTTGTTTATCACTTTTCTCATATGGTTTGCCAAGATTAAAAAAACATAA
- a CDS encoding phosphoketolase family protein, whose amino-acid sequence MAPDIENIDLHIEYWNAANYLAAAQFYLKENPLLRVPLRPEHLKPRIRGHWGSAPGLNLIYVQLNRLIQKTNAQFLFITGPGHCSSAILANLYLEGTYTEFYPEISQDLDGLTLFCRQFSSPGGVPSHVSAMTPGSIHEGGELGYSLLHAFGAVFDHPELIAAAVVSDGEAETGPLAASWQSINFLNPARDGAVLPIFHVNDGKLSGPTIFGRMEDKDIAMFFSGMGYEPLFVCGSDPRQVHTDLGIALEKSYATIRQIQQEAKEKGVHSKPRWPMIVLRTPDGWTGPKEVDGVKIEGTFRSHRSPLMDARENPEHLKLLESWLKSYHPEKLFDESGKLRKDLSDLAPKGSLRMGASPYANGGSLLVDLVLPDYTEYQVGVKQPGNTVSEPTHVLGKYLRDVLRRNPTNFRIFCPDETDSNRLSAVFEVTNRCFVAKTNPDDDHLSADGRIMEILSEHCCQGWLEGYLLSGRHGLLVSYEAFAMILDSMASQHAKWLKLYREIPWRKPIASLNYLLSSHVWRQEYDGYTHQGPGFIDTLINKKGHVIRIYLPPDTNTLLSVMDHCLRSRNYVNLIIAEKQPALNWLNMEEARAHCARGASIWTWASNDEGSPDIILGCAGDVPTLETVAASWLLQRHFPELKVKVVNVVDLMTLSPPAYHPHGMDEQRFIHLFSATQPVLFAFHGYPRMVHDLIHGRPNPARFHVRGYQEEGTTTTSFDMVVLNKMSRYNLAIDAIKYALKGVPHLRTKGENMIAFFERKIAEHTTYVRTHLDDMPEIKNWTWSDPSAS is encoded by the coding sequence ATGGCACCGGATATCGAAAACATTGATCTGCACATTGAATATTGGAACGCTGCAAATTATCTGGCAGCTGCCCAATTTTATTTAAAAGAAAATCCTCTGCTTCGAGTTCCATTAAGACCCGAACACCTAAAACCACGCATTCGAGGGCATTGGGGATCAGCCCCTGGATTAAATCTCATTTATGTTCAGCTCAATAGGTTAATTCAAAAAACTAATGCTCAATTTCTTTTTATTACCGGACCCGGGCATTGTTCCTCAGCGATTCTGGCAAACCTATATCTGGAAGGAACTTATACAGAATTTTATCCTGAAATTTCTCAAGATCTAGATGGTCTCACTCTTTTTTGTAGGCAATTTTCTTCCCCTGGTGGAGTTCCCAGCCATGTAAGCGCCATGACGCCTGGATCTATCCACGAAGGGGGTGAACTGGGTTACTCTCTTTTGCATGCTTTTGGTGCCGTATTCGATCATCCGGAGCTTATTGCAGCAGCCGTTGTAAGTGATGGCGAAGCTGAAACTGGACCATTGGCTGCCAGTTGGCAATCAATAAATTTTCTCAACCCCGCTAGGGATGGAGCTGTCTTACCGATTTTCCATGTAAATGATGGAAAACTTTCTGGGCCCACTATCTTCGGAAGAATGGAAGATAAAGACATAGCCATGTTTTTTTCTGGCATGGGTTATGAGCCTCTTTTTGTGTGTGGAAGCGATCCAAGGCAGGTCCATACGGATCTAGGCATTGCTTTAGAAAAATCCTATGCAACGATTCGGCAAATTCAGCAAGAGGCAAAAGAAAAAGGAGTGCATTCCAAGCCCCGATGGCCCATGATCGTGTTGAGAACTCCTGATGGGTGGACGGGCCCTAAAGAAGTGGACGGAGTAAAAATAGAAGGCACTTTTCGTTCTCATAGAAGTCCACTGATGGATGCACGAGAAAATCCTGAACATTTAAAACTTTTAGAATCTTGGCTTAAGAGTTACCATCCCGAAAAGCTGTTTGATGAATCTGGAAAACTACGAAAAGATCTTTCAGATCTTGCTCCAAAGGGAAGCCTTCGAATGGGTGCAAGTCCCTATGCCAATGGGGGTAGTCTTTTAGTCGATCTGGTTTTGCCTGATTACACTGAATACCAAGTTGGTGTCAAACAACCTGGAAATACTGTATCCGAACCCACCCATGTTCTAGGAAAGTATCTTCGCGATGTGCTTCGAAGAAATCCAACGAACTTTCGTATCTTTTGTCCTGATGAAACGGATTCGAATCGGCTTTCAGCGGTTTTCGAGGTAACAAATCGCTGTTTTGTAGCCAAGACCAATCCAGATGACGATCATCTATCTGCTGATGGAAGGATCATGGAAATTTTGAGCGAACACTGCTGCCAAGGTTGGCTCGAAGGCTACCTTCTTAGCGGCAGGCATGGACTGTTGGTTTCTTACGAAGCTTTCGCCATGATTCTTGATTCAATGGCAAGTCAACATGCCAAGTGGCTAAAACTGTACAGGGAAATACCGTGGAGAAAACCTATCGCTTCTCTTAATTATCTATTGTCTTCCCATGTATGGCGTCAGGAATATGATGGATATACCCATCAAGGCCCTGGATTTATCGATACACTGATTAACAAAAAAGGACACGTAATCAGAATCTATCTGCCACCAGATACAAACACATTGCTTTCGGTCATGGATCATTGTTTAAGAAGCAGAAATTATGTTAATCTGATCATAGCTGAAAAGCAGCCAGCTCTTAATTGGCTGAATATGGAAGAAGCCCGTGCTCATTGTGCCCGTGGGGCTTCTATTTGGACCTGGGCAAGTAATGATGAAGGAAGCCCTGATATTATTCTTGGCTGTGCAGGAGATGTCCCAACATTGGAAACAGTGGCTGCTTCTTGGCTCCTACAAAGACATTTTCCTGAGCTTAAAGTTAAAGTGGTGAATGTTGTCGATCTGATGACCCTTTCCCCTCCAGCCTATCATCCTCATGGAATGGATGAACAGAGGTTTATTCATCTTTTTAGTGCAACCCAACCTGTGCTTTTTGCTTTTCATGGATATCCTAGAATGGTCCACGACCTTATTCATGGACGACCTAATCCGGCCAGGTTCCACGTCCGTGGCTACCAGGAAGAGGGAACAACAACAACCTCTTTTGACATGGTCGTTCTCAATAAGATGAGCCGGTACAATCTGGCTATTGATGCAATCAAATATGCTTTAAAAGGAGTCCCCCATCTCCGGACAAAAGGAGAAAATATGATCGCCTTTTTTGAAAGAAAAATAGCTGAACACACTACCTATGTTCGAACTCATCTAGATGATATGCCAGAAATTAAAAATTGGACCTGGAGCGATCCTTCAGCTAGTTAA